One Branchiostoma lanceolatum isolate klBraLanc5 chromosome 18, klBraLanc5.hap2, whole genome shotgun sequence DNA window includes the following coding sequences:
- the LOC136423750 gene encoding bone morphogenetic protein 7-like: MAAVSGCFQRTRTRTLSMLVTLTTLLFSQIPLTLQGSAMGTGYYSDNMVGFTPILPRSERRQMQREILSLLGLQQRPRPPTAGKKNSAPKFMLDLYKEVARGENETGIIFHPDLPDYDLQEPFYNYIRDKQALQDADMVMSFVNHVENDGSGHHRRHARMFRFDMTKITDDDVATSAEFRMYKEKNGGGYTNMSYTVTVYRVTGEGKGRDQELQYLDTLFTISSQEGWLVFDVTAALGKPPYTELVLHVSMETLDGHSVNLHRGGVIGRRGPEEKRPFVVGFFKSSSQRARVRRARSVSSGRSRNRNRQTQYSSIHGAMEVGGEFNYRGPHVCQRRSLYVSFRDLGWQDWIIAPDGYAAYYCFGECSFPLNALMNATNHAIVQTLVHLMNPQHVPKPCCAPIKLSAISVLYFDESSNVILKKYRNMVVKSCGCH; the protein is encoded by the exons ATGGCTGCCGTGTCGGGCTGCTTCCAAAGGACTCGCACAAGAACACTGAGCATGCTGGTCACCCTAACAACCCTGCTCTTTAGCCAGATCCCGCTGACTTTACAGGGCTCTGCCATGGGGACGGGTTACTACAGTGACAACATGGTCGGCTTCACCCCCATCCTGCCGCGGTCGGAGCGCAGACAGATGCAGCGGGAGATCCTGAGTCTGCTGGGGCTGCAGCAGCGGCCGCGCCCGCCCACCGCCGGCAAGAAGAACTCAGCGCCCAAGTTCATGTTGGATCTGTACAAGGAAGTCGCGCGAGGGGAGAACGAAACGGGGATTATCTTCCACCCAGACCTGCCGGATTATGATCTACAGGAACCGTTTTATAACTACATCCGAGACAAGCAGGCTCTCCAGGACGCTGATATGGTCATGAGCTTCGTCAACCACG TGGAGAACGACGGCTCGGGGCACCACCGGAGACATGCCCGGATGTTCCGGTTTGACATGACCAAGATTACGGACGACGACGTGGCGACGTCAGCAGAATTCCGGATGTATAAAGAGAAAAATGGCGGAGGTTACACCAACATGTCCTACACCGTCACTGTGTACAGGGTCACGGGAGAAGGCAAGGGGAG GGACCAAGAACTTCAGTATCTAGACACGCTGTTCACCATCTCGTCACAGGAGGGATGGCTGGTGTTTGATGTAACAGCCGCCCTGGGAAAGCCGCCCTATACCGAACTTGTCTTACACGTGTCTATGGAGACTCTGGATG GTCACAGTGTGAACCTACACCGCGGCGGAGTGATAGGGCGGCGGGGCCCTGAAGAGAAGCGTCCGTTCGTGGTTGGGTTCTTCAAGTCGAGCAGTCAGCGGGCTCGGGTGCGCCGGGCTCGGTCAGTGTCGTCAGGTCGGAGCCGAAACCGGAACCGCCAGACGCAGTACTCCTCTATCCACGGTGCCATGGAGGTCGGTGGGGAGTTCAACTACCGCGGACCACATGTGTGTCAGCGCCGCAGTCTGTACGTCAGCTTCCGCGACCTCGGCTGGCAG GACTGGATCATCGCGCCTGATGGCTACGCGGCCTACTACTGTTTCGGGGAGTGTTCGTTCCCGCTGAACGCCCTGATGAACGCGACAAACCACGCCATCGTGCAGACACTGGTGCACCTTATGAACCCGCAGCACGTGCCCAAGCCCTGCTGCGCGCCCATCAAACTCTCCGCCATCTCTGTTCTCTACTTTGACGAGTCGTCCAACGTCATCCTCAAAAAGTACAGAAACATGGTCGTCAAGTCCTGTGGCTGTCACTGA